A DNA window from Romeriopsis navalis LEGE 11480 contains the following coding sequences:
- a CDS encoding class I SAM-dependent methyltransferase, producing MAQASQFWDKIAAKYAQQPIADHAAYQKKLTVTRDYLQPDMELLEIGCGTGSTAILHAPYVKHIHAIDFSANMIAIAQGKAEAEHIHNVTFEQASIENINSADQSLDAVLGLSILHLLKHQEAAITRVYQMLKPGGIFVTSTPCIGNTMSWFRLIGPIGQLLGFFPFIGIFTTQTLEDNLTNAGFELDYQWQPSKHKAVFMVAKKPGSTRPTN from the coding sequence ATGGCTCAAGCAAGTCAATTTTGGGACAAGATTGCTGCGAAATACGCTCAGCAGCCGATCGCCGATCACGCCGCTTATCAGAAAAAACTAACCGTCACCCGCGACTACTTACAACCCGACATGGAGCTGTTAGAAATCGGCTGCGGTACAGGGTCAACGGCCATCCTCCATGCCCCCTATGTCAAGCACATCCACGCCATTGATTTCTCAGCTAATATGATTGCCATTGCCCAGGGCAAAGCCGAGGCGGAGCACATCCATAATGTGACTTTTGAACAGGCTTCCATTGAAAACATCAACAGTGCGGATCAGAGCCTAGACGCGGTGCTCGGCCTCAGCATTTTGCATCTGCTGAAACATCAGGAGGCCGCGATCACTCGAGTCTACCAAATGCTCAAACCGGGGGGCATCTTTGTGACCAGCACCCCCTGTATCGGCAACACCATGAGCTGGTTTAGGCTCATTGGGCCAATTGGCCAATTACTTGGGTTCTTTCCCTTTATCGGTATCTTCACGACCCAAACATTAGAGGATAACCTGACCAATGCGGGGTTCGAGTTGGACTATCAGTGGCAACCCAGTAAGCATAAAGCCGTGTTCATGGTCGCGAAAAAACCTGGATCAACACGACCAACCAACTAA
- a CDS encoding DUF6326 family protein — protein sequence MNVQKQILTIAMKAKLSTLWIFFLLNMIFRDIHEFVEPGFIAEIMTGKSNGNPITEQMLLLGGVMIEVPIAMVLLSRLLPYRANRWANIIVAVIYLSLIIIFGTTDLDDTFHLVMEIAALSCVIWSAWRWRNPWLKQSVISREVSS from the coding sequence ATGAATGTACAGAAACAAATTCTGACCATCGCAATGAAAGCCAAGCTATCCACCCTATGGATATTTTTTCTACTCAATATGATTTTTCGGGATATTCATGAATTTGTTGAGCCGGGATTCATTGCCGAGATTATGACCGGAAAATCCAATGGAAATCCCATCACCGAACAGATGCTGCTTTTGGGCGGGGTCATGATTGAGGTGCCGATCGCCATGGTTCTCCTATCGCGATTGTTACCCTATCGGGCAAATCGCTGGGCCAACATCATTGTTGCGGTGATTTACCTGTCCCTGATCATCATTTTCGGGACAACCGATCTAGACGACACCTTTCATCTGGTCATGGAGATCGCCGCACTATCCTGCGTTATTTGGTCGGCCTGGCGATGGCGCAATCCATGGCTTAAGCAATCTGTAATTAGTCGAGAAGTATCGTCATAA
- a CDS encoding LuxR C-terminal-related transcriptional regulator: protein MIIEIPLLETKLYLPRWSADLVSRPRLIDRIQPQRKLTLISAPAGFGKTTLLAEWIAAIPTRPVAWVSLEPSDNESTIFWTYLITALQNIQPHLGGRARSLLQSPQPPPIESVLMTLLNELTTIEANIALVLDDYHAIETPAIHSSIGFLLNHLPPQIHLIIASRADPPLALARLRSHGELTELRVSDLRFTPDEAAAFLNQAMGLAISAVDVSALEQRTEGWIAGLQLAALSLQGREDIPDFVAAFSGDDRYIVDYLMEEVLQRQPDRIRRFLLQTAILERLSGSLCDAVTQQTDGQAMLETLERGNLFIIPLDNKRQWYRYHHLFADVLLAHAQTAWPEQLPQIHGRASEWYEQKSLFSDAIRHALAAQEFERAASLIEQVWPTMRNRQQESTVLSWIKLLPDPLIRARPALSVAYALVLLNTGQLEAVEARLQDAERALAQFEPTVPGRPPAAPAALQNGMEQYRSLPASIANTRAFRAQALGDFAGAITYAQQALTLLPTEDDNERAVTAAFLGLAYWTNGDVAAAHQSFAEGLMIFQTLGIIQIAVCGTLILANMGMAQGRLRATIATCEQALQLAAQQPVPILQGTPDLYLALSEIHYEQGDLATASQLLEKGEALREHGSVSGADYLWWLVRAQLTAAQGDLDKALEQLQAAARLYRRSPVPDVRPIEALKVQWWLQQGKLAAALNWMQECGLSVADPPDYRREYEHLTLARVLIAQYRQDGTDALMHPVIDLLTQLLAAAEAKARNGSIIKILMVLALARAAQENLPAAIDALERALILAEPEGYVRIFAECGIPMRQLLQVAMTRSITPTYTHQLLTTLDTWGQPQADSPTTSDAPTTSVVPVPQALIEPLSQRELDVLRLLNTELSGPEIARELVVALSTVRTHTKRIYSKLNVTNRRAAVKRAVELELI, encoded by the coding sequence ATGATTATCGAAATCCCGCTGCTAGAGACCAAGCTCTATCTCCCCCGATGGTCGGCTGACTTAGTCTCGCGACCGCGACTGATCGATCGCATCCAGCCGCAGCGCAAATTAACCCTGATCTCAGCACCAGCCGGGTTTGGCAAAACCACATTACTCGCCGAATGGATCGCCGCCATACCCACACGCCCCGTTGCCTGGGTTTCCTTAGAGCCAAGTGACAATGAGTCAACTATTTTCTGGACTTATTTGATCACCGCTCTACAGAACATTCAACCCCACCTCGGTGGGCGCGCACGATCATTACTCCAATCCCCACAGCCACCTCCAATCGAATCGGTCTTAATGACCTTGCTCAATGAACTAACAACCATTGAAGCCAATATCGCCCTCGTCCTGGATGATTACCATGCGATCGAAACCCCGGCAATTCACAGCAGCATCGGCTTTTTACTCAACCATTTACCGCCCCAAATCCACCTGATTATTGCCAGCCGTGCCGACCCGCCCTTAGCTCTAGCGCGTTTAAGATCGCACGGCGAATTGACCGAACTCCGGGTGAGCGACCTGCGGTTCACACCGGACGAAGCCGCCGCTTTTCTCAACCAGGCAATGGGATTAGCGATTTCGGCAGTAGACGTTTCCGCCCTAGAGCAACGCACCGAAGGCTGGATTGCCGGACTGCAACTCGCCGCCCTATCCCTACAAGGGCGTGAAGATATCCCTGATTTCGTAGCGGCTTTTTCGGGCGACGATCGCTACATTGTGGACTACCTCATGGAAGAAGTCTTACAACGGCAGCCCGATCGCATCCGTCGCTTTTTGTTGCAAACCGCAATTTTGGAACGCTTAAGCGGTTCTCTGTGTGACGCCGTTACCCAGCAAACCGATGGACAGGCAATGCTGGAAACGCTAGAACGGGGCAACCTGTTTATTATTCCCTTGGACAACAAGCGTCAATGGTACCGTTACCACCACTTGTTTGCTGACGTTCTCCTGGCACATGCCCAAACAGCATGGCCAGAACAGCTGCCCCAAATACACGGACGTGCCAGTGAATGGTACGAACAAAAAAGTCTGTTTTCTGATGCAATTCGTCATGCCCTCGCCGCCCAGGAGTTTGAACGCGCGGCCAGTCTCATTGAGCAAGTCTGGCCCACCATGCGCAATCGGCAGCAGGAAAGCACGGTACTAAGCTGGATAAAATTGCTGCCTGACCCACTGATTCGGGCACGACCGGCTTTGAGTGTTGCCTATGCGCTGGTGCTGTTGAACACTGGCCAACTAGAGGCAGTTGAAGCCCGTTTACAAGATGCGGAACGAGCGTTAGCTCAGTTCGAGCCGACCGTTCCCGGTCGTCCCCCGGCTGCCCCAGCGGCACTACAGAACGGGATGGAGCAGTATCGGTCTTTACCGGCTTCCATTGCCAATACCCGTGCCTTTCGGGCCCAAGCGCTAGGCGACTTCGCCGGTGCCATCACCTATGCCCAGCAGGCCCTGACGCTATTACCCACCGAGGATGATAACGAACGAGCCGTGACCGCGGCATTCCTCGGTCTCGCCTACTGGACTAACGGCGATGTCGCTGCGGCACACCAGTCCTTCGCCGAGGGATTGATGATTTTTCAAACGCTGGGAATTATCCAGATTGCCGTCTGTGGCACGTTAATTCTCGCGAATATGGGTATGGCACAGGGGCGGCTACGGGCAACGATCGCCACCTGTGAGCAAGCCCTACAATTGGCAGCACAACAGCCTGTGCCGATTTTACAGGGGACACCCGATCTGTATTTGGCGTTAAGTGAGATCCACTACGAACAGGGAGATTTGGCAACCGCCAGTCAGCTACTGGAAAAGGGTGAAGCCCTGCGTGAGCACGGTTCGGTATCCGGGGCTGACTATTTATGGTGGCTAGTCAGGGCTCAATTAACCGCCGCGCAGGGGGACTTAGACAAAGCCCTGGAGCAGCTTCAGGCAGCCGCGCGACTGTATCGCCGATCGCCCGTTCCGGATGTGCGCCCCATCGAGGCCTTAAAGGTGCAGTGGTGGTTGCAGCAAGGCAAACTAGCGGCAGCGCTGAACTGGATGCAGGAATGCGGTTTGTCGGTAGCCGATCCGCCGGACTACCGACGCGAATACGAGCACCTCACCCTAGCCAGAGTCTTGATCGCCCAGTACCGGCAGGACGGCACAGACGCGTTGATGCATCCGGTCATTGACCTTCTAACTCAACTGTTGGCTGCGGCAGAAGCCAAGGCCCGCAATGGCAGCATAATCAAAATTCTCATGGTTCTGGCTTTGGCGAGAGCCGCCCAGGAAAACTTACCAGCGGCGATCGATGCTTTAGAACGAGCCTTAATCCTGGCTGAACCAGAAGGCTATGTGCGGATCTTTGCCGAATGTGGCATACCGATGCGGCAACTGCTACAGGTAGCCATGACTCGCAGTATCACACCAACTTATACCCACCAGCTATTAACGACATTAGACACCTGGGGACAGCCACAAGCGGATTCACCCACGACTTCTGATGCGCCCACAACTTCTGTTGTGCCAGTGCCACAAGCGCTAATCGAACCCCTCAGCCAACGAGAGCTCGATGTGCTGCGATTGCTCAACACCGAACTATCTGGCCCAGAAATTGCCCGTGAACTAGTCGTAGCCTTGAGTACCGTCCGCACCCATACCAAGCGCATTTATAGCAAACTCAATGTTACTAATCGTCGAGCCGCTGTGAAACGAGCTGTAGAACTAGAGCTGATTTAG
- a CDS encoding RidA family protein codes for MNEAEIEAGLAVTPGYRYAEEVGKQLFIAGQVPHNADGQIIGIDNPHIQTLACLDNLFRLLALHRYSIKHIRQLVIYVVGQHSNLVQAWAAVESRFSEGVPPATLLGVAALGHEGQLVEIDATVIKT; via the coding sequence ATGAATGAAGCAGAAATAGAAGCGGGGCTCGCCGTAACGCCTGGTTATAGATACGCCGAGGAAGTGGGGAAGCAATTATTTATTGCTGGGCAAGTTCCTCATAACGCTGATGGGCAAATTATCGGCATCGATAACCCCCACATTCAGACACTGGCATGCTTGGATAATTTGTTCAGGCTACTAGCGCTTCATCGCTATTCAATCAAACACATACGACAGCTAGTTATTTACGTAGTCGGACAGCATTCTAATCTGGTTCAGGCATGGGCAGCTGTGGAGAGCAGATTTAGTGAGGGAGTTCCGCCTGCCACATTGCTTGGGGTCGCAGCATTAGGTCACGAGGGACAACTCGTAGAAATTGATGCGACAGTGATCAAAACGTAG